The Thunnus thynnus chromosome 2, fThuThy2.1, whole genome shotgun sequence genome includes a region encoding these proteins:
- the ep400 gene encoding E1A-binding protein p400 isoform X3: MHHGSGSQNMQRQLQRSKSVSGSEAEEQQQPTMAVTQQQATVNHPQSPVTTFSSAASPSAPQSPNYQIIMSRSPVTGQNMNITLQNVGQIVPGNQITLTPLPLQNPASPGFQHTTPQWRFEHAPSSYIQVTSPVPQPMQPQSPTQHSPVPLQGVTRPGAPATALGVCGQSPTRFVEAGMLVRQISLSSPPGSGHFVYQDGTALAQIAPATPGQVQLASPGAPGSVRERRLSQPHSQTGGTIHHLGPQSPVAPGTALPTLGSPGHITTSNLPPQISSIIQGQLARPMIFEKTPQSVVAGVGTTATASFSIPSSIPPSSPSLTSSSQGTPNNPLAPTSMVVGTMKKQVPKKLEEIAPSTPEIALLRKQCLEHNTKKMESLKEVFKEYLIELFFLQHLQGNMMDYLAFKKKPCVPLYTYLRQNDLDLEDEEEEEEQSEVINDEVKVVTGKDGQAVTPVAIATQLPPNVSAAFSSQQQFQGHQGTAAGTIANPGDMDAFKRQQAMVQAGGMPPTPQAVQIAGQKQNQQQYDPSKGPPVQNAASLHTPPPQLPGRLPQGALPMAGLPMTLSQQAQLVESTAQPGGQLQMKVQTGGPVLATVNPHTQLQAQLQQQMQPGLHLQLQPQQQQSQAMLQSGQATVALARPGTESNQPVQRIMTNSISLTSMSPAPNSVPTPHTTSPLRPLGSNINPSTQSKLTGTNGVSAVKIGGFGQSATMQSSQEGSQDKQVEQAKLESQVHQRISELRKEGQWSASRLPKLVEASRPKSHWDYLLEEMQWMAADFAQERRWKEAAAKKLVRTCARYHQEQKKSEERSKKEREIHLRHIASTIAREVEFFWSNIEQVVEIKLHFEIYEKRLKALSLQKASAKVPGQSTGEKADKEEVATSTRKRKSSSSLADKDVPDEESTIEEQEAVEGVADHKAELVDLAKDAEMPLDALMKQYAGAYVDSFEWPQPSPHSDENDMEETEGMECPASSPPEAVLIDSLLSVDQYRAADKASSSDSDGNPARDIAEVAAATELILPKGSFRTTSSTRSPAPFLLHGSLREYQQIGVDWLVNLYKKHLNGILADETGLGKTVQTVAYMAHLAGQEGIWGPHLIVVRTCKLLNWEVEFKRWCPGLKILLYLGNKRERRSQRMWWGEANSFHVCVTSYKLLMKDQSHFLRRRWRHLVLDEVQLIKNMTEKHWETIFALKSEQRILLINTPLQNTLKELWTMIHFLMPGITRPYSDFPVKAGTDQNQDYCHKLVIRLHRMIQPFILRRSKRDVEKQLPKKYEHILKCRLSSRQKSLYEDILTQPGAQEALKTGHFVSVLQVLMQLQRVCNHPDLVSPRETSSSYFSSPLQYNIPSLVLGALQNDSSKIANMSIFDLINNENRLTRYQTEEAVPKLKVTQQLIEEIYTGPDPPPRPKPCPIKPMRLFQPVQYGTKPEGRLGAITTTAGPRPSTSSPATSTSVSTTSQSAQTRGKSPVTTATATATSHAVGTATQRAQTTSSVSSSSSNTAASTVASSGSSGLGQHVLGAAPVALGQTLAGTVVGSIAPISQPGIAHVPRPALAPSHAIQPSLLSQRLVLTSQAQARLPSGDVVKIGQLANIAGSQNRISQPETPVTLQFQGNKFTLSPSQLRQLTTGQPLQLQGTLGNILQIVSAPGQQIIRPQGSMVMQTMPQAVPASNASATPGTPHPALSTAQQALGVTTNATAAATKLTTAAHAGSQESSEEKTQQMKQRLSRLFEANEQRCSRRVLYGSDLLQACTVSSEPGHSALTAGGWRWVGRESCLRAQRTCVATTSTLQSTLLSVEDRLEAASSLIKRLECVVPAAVALPPLLYAANPPVPYSLAQKSLHCRLQEASAPHSADIHHLVTGRLFHFPDMQLMQMDSGKLEALAILLQKLRSESRRVLIFTQMMKMLDILEAFLDYRQLTYVRVDESFTPDERQENMKRFNRNRQVFCSILTNHCCATVGTVFDADTIIFYDTDLNPSMDARTQEWCDKIGRSKDIHIYRLESGNSIEEKLLKNGTKDLIREVAAQGTDYTLAFLTQRTIHDLFEVEAGSGEKVEEFVVLHQEPSASEAISPRVARPYIQALHSINLDALPEEDEQQLEEVELTEKGSAEDDQESQSQVKEEPAQIEELNAVMEQLTPIERYALHYLEYLHISDDETVLKERLECSKRGWELQQLQKLKEEEDERQVMEGDEDLFTYTREDAYNMEYVFDAEDGHTEIMPIWTPPTPPQDDNDIYIDSVMCLMYDTTPMPESKLPPIYIRKEHKRLKMDPSAARKKKKGHGETVIPPRSLFEKASMLKVRREGKDQKKNFSLKQQAPFAKPLPSLVKPAMEAGQDNPEWLISEDWALLQAVKQLLELPLNLTIVSPAHTPNWDLVSDVVNSCSRIYRSPKQCRNRYENVIIPREEGKLVYEANPKKKTKSIYKSKNSRPLRTCQIYTQDDNATHIQLYNSRFELMKIVASKRSPPIKPLLGMNPFQKNPKHASVLAESGISYDKPLPPIQVASQRAERIAKEKKALAEQQKAQQLAQQQAGAPQASPGQAQTPAAGQAQAQVPQAAAVAGAAAVPNAAVLAGAIKNATVGTTIQAATVGGNVIVNTVAGVPPSPFQANKRLASPVIPGTLSPAGAAGAQVVHAQQRAVTAAAAPAEVVAIAAGQGVRAVTPVTASAVVSTTLSPVQSQTRPLVTQVTPATGMQLQQGKPLTPAHLQMLRQQQLQQQQQQQAASPQIKAVGKPQELLKMHKHKLQLQQQQQQQVAAAVAAAQGQQAAGAQQTTQVQPAQAAQANPQLAAVAAPRPGAVLTGTTVANLQVARLTRVPTQGQIQAQAGQTAQVTLTKPPVVSVPAVVSSAGVTTLPVTVAGISVAIGQAQKTGGPVLTPSFPQMQVQQLLQMKKQQAAAVQAAAAAQQKAGQPQGQATVQQKQMTVQAAQPTQQTQQKVTYAATTQLQPGIKTQFFTTSIAQAQKPSGAQQIQVAKLPQIVQQQPTVANIQQIVSSPQQIQAQPQTVALTQAATSAPAQVQMIPAGTATAQVVQPKLIQQPVVTAAASPQIQTPPPHSPAQQTAAPSTAESPAQQPAQPQQPTKGQARQGSIRAKTPAKPSGGTS, translated from the exons ATGCACCATGGAAGTGGATCACAGAATATGCAACGACAACTCCAGAGATCCAAGTCTGTCAGTGGGTCTGaagcagaggagcagcagcaacCCACCATGGCAGTTACACAGCAGCAAGCTACAGTTAACCATCCTCAATCACCTGTGACTACATTTTCTTCTGCTGCCAGCCCTTCTGCCCCCCAGTCGCCCAATTATCAGATAATCATGAGTCGTAGCCCAGTCACTGGACAGAACATGAACATCACTTTACAAAATGTGGGACAGATTGTGCCTGGCAACCAGATCACCCTAACCCCACTCCCCCTCCAGAACCCAGCATCTCCCGGCTTCCAGCATACTACACCTCAGTGGAGGTTTGAGCATGCTCCATCTTCCTACATCCAGGTCACCTCACCTGTGCCCCAACCCATGCAGCCCCAAAGTCCCACCCAACACAGTCCAGTCCCTCTGCAAGGTGTGACAAGGCCAGGAGCCCCTGCGACAGCATTGGGTGTCTGTGGACAGAGTCCAACACGATTTGTTGAAGCCGGTATGCTAGTGCGGCAAATCAGTTTAAGCAGTCCACCGGGAAGTGGCCATTTTGTTTACCAGGACGGGACAGCGTTGGCCCAGATTGCCCCTGCCACACCTGGCCAGGTACAGCTggcctctccaggagcaccaggCTCTGTGAGAGAACGCCGGCTGTCTCAGCCTCACTCACAGACTGGAGGCACCATTCACCACCTCGGACCTCAAAGTCCTGTGGCCCCCGGGACTGCTCTGCCCACTCTGGGAAGCCCAGGTCACATCACCACTTCCAACCTACCTCCACAGATAAGCAGCATCATTCAAGGACAGCTTGCGCGCCCTATGATATTTGAGAAGACACCACAGAGTGTGGTTGCTGGAGTAGGAACCACAGCCACAGCATCCTTTAGTATACCCTCCTCCATTCCACCATCTAGCCCATCCCTCACCAGTTCATCCCAAGGGACCCCCAATAATCCTCTTGCACCCACCAGCATGGTAGTGGGAACTATGAAAAAACAGGTTCCCAAGAAGTTAGAGGAAATTGCTCCTTCTACTCCAGAGATAGCTCTGCTAAGGAAACAATGCTTGGAGCACAATACCAAGAAGATGGAGAGCCTGAAGGAGGTGTTCAAAGAATATCTGATTGAGCTGTTCTTTCTCCAGCACCTGCAAGGGAACATGATGGACTACTTAGCCTTTAAGAAGAAACCCTGTGTTCCCTTGTACACTTACTTGAGACAGAACGACTTGGACcttgaagatgaagaggaagaagaagaacaatCTGAGGTCATTAATGATGAG GTGAAGGTTGTCACTGGAAAGGATGGTCAAGCTGTGACACCAGTTGCCATAGCAACACAGCTTCCTCCCAATGTTTCTGCAGCTTTCTCTTCCCAGCAGCAATTTCAG GGACATCAAGGGACTGCTGCTGGCACCATTGCCAACCCCGGAGACATGGATGCCTTTAAGAGGCAACAGGCCATGGTGCAAGCAG GCGGGATGCCGCCTACTCCCCAAGCGGTCCAGATTGCAGGACAGAAGCAGAACCAGCAACAATACGACCCATCCAAAGGACCTCCAGTCCAGAATGCAGCCAGCCTGCACACCCCTCCCCCCCAGCTGCCTGGCAGGTTGCCCCAAGGTGCCCTCCCTATGGCAGGCCTGCCCATGACACTCTCTCAGCAGGCTCAGTTAGTGGAGAGTACAGCCCAGCCAGGTGGTCAGCTCCAGATGAAGGTGCAGACAGGTGGGCCTGTTCTGGCCACAGTAAACCCCCACACACAGCTCCAGGCCCAACTCCAGCAGCAGATGCAGCCTGgtcttcatcttcagttgcAGCCTCAGCAGCAACAATCCCAGGCCATGCTACAGTCAGGACAAGCG ACGGTGGCCCTTGCTCGCCCTGGGACAGAGTCAAACCAACCAGTTCAAAGGATTATGACCAACTCAATATCCTTGACCTCCATGTCTCCTGCTCCCAACTCTGTTCCAACCCCCCATACTACAAGTCCTCTTCGTCCTCTTGGCTCCAACATCAACCCAAGCACCCAGTCCAAACTGACTGGAACCAATGGTGTCTCTGCAGTCAAAATTGGTGGGTTTGGTCAAAGTGCAACCATGCAGTCCTCGCAGGAGGGTTCTCAAGATAAGCAAGTTGAGCAAGCTAAACTG GAGAGTCAAGTGCATCAACGCATCTCTGAGCTGAGAAAGGAGGGCCAGTGGTCAGCCAGTAGGCTTCCCAAGCTTGTGGAAGCCTCGCGTCCAAAGTCCCACTGGGATTACCTTCTGGAGGAGATGCAGTGGATGGCAGCTGACTTTGCCCAGGAGAGGAGGTGGAAAGAGGCTGCTGCCAAGAAG CTTGTTCGCACATGTGCCCGCTACCATCAAGAGCAGAAGAAAAGTGAAGAGAGGTCAAAGAAAGAACGGGAAATTCATCTTCGTCACATTGCCAGCACAATTGCCCGAGAGGTGGAGTTCTTCTGGTCTAACATTGAGCAG gttGTGGAAATTAAACTTCATTTTGAAATTTATGAAAAGAGGCTCAAAGCCCTCAGCTTACAAAAAGCCTCAGCCAAAG TACCTGGTCAGTCAACAGGAGAGAAAGCTGATAAAGAG GAAGTGGCCACTTCaactagaaaaagaaaatcaagttcatctttggctgataaagatg TCCCAGATGAAGAGAGCACCATAGAGGAACAGGAGGCCGTGGAAGGGGTAGCAGACCACAAAGCAGAGTTGGTTGACCTCGCCAAAGATG CTGAGATGCCTCTGGATGCTTTGATGAAACAATATGCTGGCGCCTACGTTGACAGCTTTGAGTGGCCTCAGCCTAGTCCTCATAGTGATGAGAATGACATGGAAGAGACTGAAG GTATGGAGTGTCCTGCGAGCAGTCCACCTGAGGCAGTGCTGATTGACTCCCTGCTCAGTGTGGACCAGTACCGTGCTGCGGACAAGGCCTCTTCCAGTGACTCTGATGGGAACCCCGCCAGAGACATAGCTGAAGTTGCTGCTGCCACAGAGCTAATACTGCCCAAGGGCAGCTTCAGGACCACTTCCTCC acCCGCAGCCCAGCTCCCTTTCTACTGCATGGCTCACTGCGAGAATATCAGCAAATTGGTGTGGACTGGTTGGTGAACCTTTACAAGAAACACCTCAATGGTATCCTCGCTGACGAGACTGGCCTCGGCAAGACCGTACAGACTGTGGCTTACATGGCCCACTTAGCTGGCCAAGAGG GCATCTGGGGACCCCACCTTATTGTGGTAAGGACGTGCAAGTTGCTAAATTGGGAGGTGGAGTTCAAGCGCTGGTGTCCTGGCCTAAAGATCCTCCTGTACCTGGGCAACAAAAGGGAGCGCAGATCTCAGAGAATG TGGTGGGGAGAAGCCAACAGCTTCCATGTCTGTGTGACATCCTACAAGCTCCTGATGAAGGACCAGAGCCATTTTCTGAGGCGAAGGTGGAGGCACCTGGTCCTGGACGAAGTGCagctcatcaaaaacatgactgaaaaaCACTGGGAAACAATCTTTGCTCTTAAAAG TGAGCAGAGGATCCTCCTCATCAACACTCCTCTACAGAACACCCTAAAAGAGCTGTGGACCATGATCCACTTCCTTATGCCAGGAATCACCAGGCCTTATTCTGACTTCCCTGTTAAGGCAGGCACAGACCAGAACCAGGACTACTGCCACAAATTGGTCATCCGGCTGCACAGG ATGATCCAGCCTTTCATTCTGAGGCGCTCCAAAAGGGATGTGGAGAAACAACTGCCCAAGAAGTACGAGCACATCCTGAAGTGCCGCCTCTCCAGCAGACAGAAGAGCCTTTATGAGGATATCCTTACTCAACCAGG AGCCCAGGAGGCGCTGAAGACAGGTCATTTTGTCAGCGTGCTTCAGGTCTTGATGCAGTTACAGCGAGTGTGTAACCACCCTGATCTGGTGTCACCCAGAGAGACAAGCAGCTCCtacttctcctctcctctgcaaTACAATATCCCATCATTGGTGCTGGGAGCGCTGCAGAATGACTCAAGCAAG ATTGCAAACATGTCCATATTTGATCTGATCAATAATGAGAATAGACTGACTCGGTATCAGACTGAAGAGGCAGTACCCAAACTGAAAGTCACACAGCAGCTCATAGAGGAGATCTACACTGGTCCAGATCCACCACCACGACCCAAGCCATGCCCGATAAAACCCATGAG ATTGTTCCAACCAGTGCAGTATGGGACAAAGCCAGAAGGTCGCCTAGGTGCCATCACAACTACAGCAGGCCCGCGTCCTTCAACGAGCTCTCCTGCTACTAGCACCTCCGTTTCCACCACCAGCCAGTCAGCCCAGACCAGGGGCAAGTCCCCCGTCACCACTGCAACTGCTACAGCCACCTCTCATG CGGTTGGAACAGCTACACAGAGAGCCCAGACTACCTcttctgtcagcagcagcagcagcaacactgccGCCTCCACTGTAGCCTCCTCTGGGAGCAGTGGCCTTGGGCAGCATGTGTTGGGGGCTGCCCCTGTGGCCTTGGGCCAGACCTTAGCTGGCACAGTTGTGGGATCTATAGCTCCCATTAGCCAGCCTGGAATAGCACACGTCCCCAGGCCAGCTCTAGCCCCCAGCCACGCCATCCAGCCCAGCTTACTGTCCCAGAGGCTGGTTCTTACATCCCAGGCCCAGGCACGGTTGCCTA GTGGAGACGTGGTGAAGATCGGTCAGCTGGCCAACATAGCGGGTAGTCAGAATCGTATCTCCCAGCCAGAGACTCCTGTCACTCTGCAATTTCAGGGCAACAAGTTCACTTTATCCCCCAGCCAGCTCCGCCAGCTCACCACCGGACAGCCCTTGCAGCTCCAAGGTACACTCG GGAACATCCTGCAGATTGTGTCAGCTCCAGGGCAGCAGATCATCAGGCCCCAGGGATCCATGGTAATGCAAACAATGCCACAAGCTGTTCCTGCCTCCAACGCCTCAGCTACACCTGGTACACCTCATCCTGCTCTGTCAACAGCCCAACAAG cgCTGGGTGTGACTACAAATGCCACAGCAGCCGCCACCAAGCTTACTACTGCAGCTCATGCTGGATCACAG GAGTCTTCAGAAGAAAAGACTCAGCAGATGAAGCAGCGTTTGAGCCGCCTCTTTGAAGCAAATGAGCAACGTTGTAGCCGCAGAGTGTTGTATGGGTCAGACCTGCTGCAGGCATGCACTGTGAGCTCAGAGCCTGGTCACTCTGCCCTGACTGCTGGAGGCTGGAGGTGGGTGGGTAGAGAGAGCTGCCTCAGGGCCCAGAGAACCTGTGTGGCAACCACCTCTACTCTACAGTCTACCCTGCTCTCTGTCGAGGACCGGCTGGAGGCTGCCAGCAGCCTGATCAAGAG GCTGGAATGTGTGGTGCCTGCAGCTGTAGCCCTGCCTCCTCTCCTGTATGCAGCCAATCCCCCGGTTCCTTACAGCCTTGCACAGAAGTCCCTCCACTGTCGGCTACAGGAGGCCTCTGCTCCCCACAGCGCCGACATCCACCACTTGGTGACCGGGCGTCTCTTCCATTTTCCTGACATGCAGCTAATGCAGATGGACTCAG gTAAACTGGAAGCGCTTGCTATTCTGCTGCAGAAGCTTAGGTCAGAGAGCCGCCGTGTCCTCATCTTTACtcagatgatgaagatgttAGACATCCTTGAGGCCTTCCTAGATTACAGGCAACTCACTTATGTGCGGGTGGATGAAAGCTTCACTCCTGACGAGCGACAG GAGAATATGAAGAGGTTTAACAGGAACAGACAGGTGTTCTGCAGCATCCTGACCAACCACTGCTGCGCTACAGTTGGAACTGTCTTTGATGCAGACACCATCATCTTCTATGACACAGACCTAAATCCCAGCATGGACGCCCGCACTCAGGAGTGGTGTGACAAAATTGGACGCTCCAAGGATATACACATTTACAG GTTGGAGAGTGGGAACTCCATTGAAGAGAAGCTGTTGAAGAACGGCACCAAGGACCTGATCAGAGAGGTGGCTGCCCAGGGCACTGACTACACTCTGGCTTTCCTCACACAA CGGACAATCCATGATTTGTTTGAGGTGGAGGCAGGCTCTGGGGAGAAGGTGGAGGAGTTTGTGGTTCTTCACCAGGAGCCATCAGCCTCTGAGGCCATCTCTCCCAGAGTGGCTAGACCCTACATCCAGGCTCTCCACAGCATAAATCTGGATGCCCTGCCAGAGGAGGAtgagcagcagctggaggaggtggagttAACAGAAAAGGGTTCAGCAGAGGACGATCAGGAGTCACAGAGCCAGGTTAAAGAAGAGCCTGCTCAGATAGAGGAGCTGAATGCGGTCATGGAACAG CTCACACCGATCGAAAGGTATGCCCTGCATTACCTGGAGTACCTTCACATCAGTGACGATGAAACTGTTCTCAAG GAGAGATTAGAGTGCTCTAAGAGAGGCtgggagctgcagcagctgcagaagctgaaggaggaggaggatgagcggcaggtgatggagggagatgaaGATCTCTTCACCTACACCAGAGAGGATGCCTACAACATG GAGTATGTATTTGATGCGGAGGACGGCCATACAGAAATCATGCCg ATTTGGACTCCACCCACACCGCCGCAGGATGACAACGACATTTACATCGACTCTGTGATGTGTCTAATGTATGACACCACACCCATGCCAGAGTCCAAGCTGCCTCCTATTTACATCCGCAAGGAGCACAAGAGACTCAAGATGGATCCCTCAG CTgccaggaagaagaagaaaggccATGGGGAAACAGTCATTCCTCCTCGCTCCCTTTTCGAAAAGGCCAGCATGCTCAAAGTTCGTCGCGAGGGCAAGGACCAGAAAAAGAACTTCTCCCTCAAGCAGCAGGCACCCTTTGCCAAGCCCCTGCCCTCGCTGGTTAAACCTGCCATGGAGGCCGGTCAGGACAACCCAGAGTGGCTTATCAGTGAGGACTGGGCTCTGCTTCAG GCTGtaaagcagctgctggagctgccTCTGAACCTGACAATCGTGTCTCCTGCCCACACTCCCAACTGGGATTTGGTGAGCGATGTGGTGAACTCCTGCAGCCGCATATACCGCTCGCCCAAACAGTGTCGCAACCGCTATGAGAATGTCATCATTCCCAGAGAAGAGGGCAAG TTGGTGTATGAGGCAAACCCCAAGAAGAAAACCAAGAGCATATACAAG TCTAAGAACAGCCGTCCTCTAAGGACCTGTCAGATCTACACACAGGATGACAACGCCACTCACATTCAGCTCTACAACAGCCGCTTTGAACTAATGAAGATCGTTGCCAGCAAGCGGAGCCCACCGATAAAACCGCT GCTTGGCATGAATCCATTCCAAAAGAATCCCAAACATGCCTCCGTCTTGGCAGAAAG TGGGATCAGCTACGACAAGCCCCTACCTCCCATTCAGGTGGCATCTCAACGTGCTGAGAGGATTGCCAAGGAGAAAAAG gccCTTGCAGAGCAGCAGAAGGCTCAGCAGTTGGCGCAGCAGCAGGCTGGAGCTCCCCAGGCTTCACCCGGCCAGGCCCAGACTCCCGCTGCTGGCCAGGCTCAGGCTCAGGTCCCTCAGGCTGCCGCAGttgctggagctgctgctgtgccTAATGCAGCTGTTCTG gCTGGAGCCATAAAAAATGCCACTGTGGGCACAACCATCCAGGCTG CAACTGTAGGGGGGAATGTGATTGTGAACACAGTAGCTGGAGTTCCTCCAAGTCCCTTCCAGGCCAACAAACGCCTGGCATCTCCAGTCATACCAGGCACCCTGTCT CCTGCTGGTGCCGCTGGAGCCCAGGTGGTCCATGCACAACAGAGGGCAgttacagctgctgctgcccctGCAGAAGTGGTAGCCATAGCTGCAGGGCAGGGCGTTCGAGCCGTTACCCCAGTGACAGCATCTGCAGTAGTTTCTACCACTCTGAGCCCGGTGCAGTCACAGACTCGCCCACTTGTCACTCAAGTCACACCAG CCACAGGTATGCAGTTGCAACAAGGAAAGCCTCTCACTCCAGCCCACCTGCAGATGCTCCGGCAGCAACAgctgcaacagcagcagcaacagcaggctGCCTCCCCACAGATCAAAGCTGTCGGCAAACCACAG GAGTTGTTAAAGATGCACAAGCATAAGTTGCAgctgcagcaacagcagcagcagcaggtagctgcagcagtggcagcagcccAGGGTCAACAGGCTGCAGGGGCCCAGCAGACCACCCAGGTTCAACCTGCACAGGCTGCCCAAGCCAATCCCCAGCTAGCAGCTGTGGCAGCACCCAGACCTGGAGCCGTGCTGACTGGTACCACAGTGGCCAACCTGCAGGTGGCTAGACTG ACTCGCGTGCCCACTCAGGGCCAGATTCAGGCTCAGGCAGGACAGACGGCTCAAGTGACCCTCACCAAGCCTCCTGTGGTCTCCGTGCCTGCTGTGGTCTCATCTGCTGGCGTCACCACACTGCCAGTCACTGTAGCAGGGATTAGTGTGGCTATTGGCCAGGCCCAGAAAACAG GTGGTCCTGTGCTGACGCCGTCCTTCCCCCAGATGCAGGTCCAGCAGCTGCTTCAGATGAAGAAGCAGCAGGCGGCGGCAGTtcaggcagcagctgcagcccaGCAGAAGGCAGGGCAGCCACAAGGACAGGCCACTGTACAGCAGAAG CAGATGACAGTACAGGCAGCCCAGCCTACCcagcaaacacagcagaaggtGACCTACGCTGCCACCACCCAGCTTCAACCAGGGATCAAGACCCAGTTCTTTACTACATCCATCGCCCAGGCTCAGAAACCCAGTGGAGCTCAACAAATCCAG GTGGCTAAGCTCCCACAAATAGTGCAGCAGCAGCCTACTGTGGCCAATATTCAACAAATCGTGTCTTCTCCTCAGCAG